The Herminiimonas arsenitoxidans sequence TCAAGCGCTGGCGCCTGCAGGATGTACGTCACGATGCTGCCATTCGTCATCTGGAACAAGTGCTAGGCGCTTTCGATACCTTGCCGGTTTCTTCTCATGTTCGTAGTTCAGCGCGTCGCGCTTTGCTGAAGTCGCCTGAGCGTCGCAAGTTGCTGCGGAATGGCTTGGCTCTGTTGCTGCTTGGTTCAGGAGCTGCTTTGCTGACTCAGCGTATAACGCCACTTAATACGATGACGGCAGACTTGCGTACTGCAACCGGGCAGCGCAAACATGTACGACTGGCCGATGGCAGCCAGATATGGCTGAATGCACGTAGCGCGGCTGATATTGATTTTGATGAGGCGACGCGCCGTATTCATTTACGCAGCGGAGAAATCATCGTCGATGTCGCGTCTGATGCGCAGCGTCCATTCATTGTGCAGAGTGCGCAAGGAAGCATGCGCGCGCTAGGAACACGCTTTCTGGTAAGGCAAGAGGAGGGCGCTACTGTCCTCGCTGTTTTGCATTCTTCGGTACGAATCGATGCCATGGGTGGTACCAGCCGCACTTTGGTTGCAGGACAAAGTGCGCGTTTCGATCAAGTGCAGATCGATGCTATAGATGCGGCATCCGACGATGCTGCCGCATGGATGGATGGTTTTATTGAAGTTCATGATCGTCCTCTGAGTGAAGTGATTGCAGCGCTCAGACCATATCGTTCAGGCTTTTTACGATTGACGCCACAGGCTGGTGCCTTGCGCGTAACGGGGACCTTCCCGCTGGATGATAGTGGACGGACTTTGGCTGCATTGGCTGAGACATTGCCGATTGCAATTCGCCGTCGCACCGATTATTGGGTCAGCATCGAGATGTTGAGTCCCGTGCCTTCCTCTTGAAGTCTTGCTTGTAACCCGGCTGAAAATATTTTTTTAAATAATCTGCCATCAGCCCTGTCACTTTTTTCTCTTCGTTGCACAAACCAGATGAAACCCATTGTTTATCTCGTTTGTTATTACGGAGAATTATCTTGGAACCTGTCGTTAAAACATCTTCACTCTGGCTGCGCCCGTCAGTTCTGGCGGTCTGCCTTGCCGTGAGCTCACCCTTGTTGGTACAGACTGCGCTGGCTCAAAGCAGCAAGTCTGTAGCGCAGGCATTCGATATTCCGGCCGGACCACTGGATGCCACGCTGACCAGAATTGCCCGCCAGAGCGGGCAGATCATTTCCATTCAACCCGAACAGATGCAAGGTCGTAGTGCACCTGCAGTGCGAGGTGAAATGAGTGCCGAACAAGCTTATCGTCAGGCTTTGCAAGGTAGTGGTCTGGAGTTATTCGTGACTGGTAGCGGTGCCTTGAATTTGCGTCCGGTTCCGGCTGGAACAGTGTCTACCTTGCCGGAAGTAAAGGTCAGAGGGAGTGCGCAGGAAGATGCAAGCGGCTCGGCGCACGGTTACGTTGCCAAGCGCAGTGCAACCGGTACCAAGATGGATAGTTCCATTATCGAGACGCCGCAATCTATCTCTGTTGTGACGGCGCAGGAAATGGAAGTTACGAAACCACAGAGTTTGACTGATGCACTGGCTTATACCGCCGGCGTGTTTCGTTCTGAAGGCAATGACCGTACCGCAGATCGTTTGTACATACGCGGCTTCGGCGCGGATGCAATTGAAGGCAGTCTTTATCGCGATGGCATGAAGTACATGGTCAATGCCTTTAACGGTAAGCAGGAAGTCTATGGCCTGGAGCGTATCGAAGTGCTTAAAGGCGCGGCTTCTGTTTTGTATGGGAGTGCAGCACCAGGTGGCATCATCAACACGGTAACGAAGCGGCCGACGACAGAGACTTTGCGCGAAGTAAATATGGAAGTGGGAAGTTATAACCGCAAGCAAATTTCTGCCGACCTGGGTGGCGCACTGACGGACGACGGTGTGTGGTCGTATCGTTTGACGGCCTTGAAACGCGATAGCGATACTTTCGTCGATTTCGTCCCCGATGATCGTATCTATGTTGCGCCTGCGCTCAAATGGCAACCATCTGCGGATACATCGTTGACACTGCTGAGTCACTATCAGAAGAGCAAGAGCAAGTACGTCTTCGGCTTCCCGGCAGCTGGTACAGTTTTGCCTAATCCGAATGGCCGCATTCCAGTTAATCGCTATCTGGGTGAGCCGGATCGCGATCGTTATGTGAGCACGATTGAATCCATCGGTTATATTTTCGAGCATGCTTTCTCGGATACCTTGCGCTTGCGCAATAACGTTTCCTTCTTCAAGGCATCCACCTCGATGCCGGCTACTTGGCCGGACGACAATGTGTTTGAAGATGCCAGCATGCGTACAGTGAAACGCTATGCTGAATCCCGTCGTGAAGATAAATCATCGGCCCTCGCATTGGATGTATCGCTTGAATACAAATGGAAAATGGGTGAGGCAACTAATACCTTGCTCGTAGGTCTTGATCATACCAAGCAGGAGCATCAATCTGAACGGTGGCGACAAACGGCATCATCGCTGGATCTCTACAATCCAGTTTATGGTTTGCCCTATACGAGTGCTGCAACTTTGCATGGTAGTACGCGCAAGGAGCGTGCATGGCTGACTGGTGCGTATTTGCAGAATCAGACCAAGATAGACGACAAATGGGTTGTGCTGTTGGGTGGACGTCAGGACAAAGCGAAGAACGGTAGGTCACCACTTTTTGGTCCGGAAAACTGGAAGGATGAAAAATCAAGTGCATTCAGCGGACGCGCGGGTTTGGTCTATCTGGCCGACAACGGTCTTGCACCTTTTGTGAGCTGGAGCGAATCCTTCCAGCCACAATCCGGTAGCGATAGAGCGGGTAATCGGTTCGATCCAACTACCGGTCGCCAGTATGAAGTGGGCGTACGTTATCAGCCGAAGGGTAGCAATACCTTATTGTCAGCTGTGGTGTATCAACTCACGCGACAAAACGTCACAACGACGGATCCGACGGACAATGCATATCAAGTGCAAGCCGGTGAAGTACGTTCTCGCGGACTGGAGCTGGAAGCGAAAGTACAAGTCACCCGAAGCTTCGGTCTTGTCGCCGCGTATGCATATACCGATGCACGTACCATACGTAGCAACGATGCCGGCGATGTTGGTAAGCGTACAGGTGCGGTTCCCTACAATCAGTTTTCAGCATGGGGCGATTACAACTTCCACGCATTGGGTATGCCTGGTTTGAAGGCTGGAGCTGGTGTGCGCTATGTCGGCTCTACAGTTGGGACGTATATGGACGTCAAGGTTCCAGCCTTTACCTTGTTGGATGCGATGGTCGCTTATGAGGTTGGCCATTGGCGCTATGCGTTCAATATCACGAATTTGACGGACAAGGTGCACGTCACCAATTGCATCGACGTGTGTTATTACGGCGAACCACGCAAGGCGGTTGCAACAGCCAGTTATCGTTGGTAACCATGACTCATTTAAAAATGCCCCAGTGATGACTAATCATTGGGGCATTTTTCTTTGAAGTCACAGAGGGCGCAAGGCAAGCCCTAGAAGTGAGTAGCTTGGCTCAGGGTGAAAGATCAGACTTTACTTGATGATTCGCTCTGCATGAAAAAGAGGAGAAAACAACAGTTCATCGCAAAGTTACAAATTGGATGTGGCAAGAAATAATAAGTAATGTGATAATGAGAATCATTATCAGTTGAGTTGTTGATTCTTCATCCAGTTTTCATGCCTTCTGCTTCCAATCCCAGTCAGCACGATCTTTTGCACACCTTGTACAGCGAGCACTACGGCTGGCTGCATGCGTGGTTGCGCAAGAAGTTGTCTTGCCCGCATAGTGCGGCGGATTTGGCGCAGGATACTTTCTTTCGTTTGTTGTCGGTGCCGTTCGAGCTGTCTGTACTCAAGACACCGCGCGCTTATCTGACGACGACAGCTACGCGTCTGGTTATCGATGAAGTACGGCGACGCAAGGTCGAGCAGGCGTATATGGATGCGCTGGCATTGTTGCAAGAAGATGCGCACGCGGTATCGCCGGAACAGCATTTGCAAACGGTAGAAACCTTGACGCTGATTGCACAGATGCTGGAAAACCTGCCGGAGAAAGCGCGTCAGGCTTTTATGCTGAGTCGCCTCGACAATCTGACTTATCCCGAAATCGCAGCTCAACTCGGCGTCTCCAGCAGCATGATCAAGCAATACATCGCACGCGCGATGGTGCACTGTTACCAGATCGTTTATGCAGAGGAGCCGACAGCATGAGTCTGACTGCTTCCGGCGTTGCTACGCAATACATACCGCCTCAAATCGACAATATGCGCGCAGCAGATAGCGATGCCGATATCATCGCGTGCGCCGCAGAATGGCATGCGCATCTGCATTCCGGCGAAGCTGTGAACGAGGATTACACCAACTTTGAATACTGGCGTACGCAGGATATCCGCCATGCGGAAATTTATGCGCGCATGGAAAAACTATGGGCGCGCTTCGATGACGTGGATGCCAAGCCAGCGACTATCGCCTTGAACAAGGCATTGAGGTCTGGTGCAGCCAAGCGCAAGAAAGTGGCTGCACAAGCGCTGGCGTTTTGCCTTGGGGTATTTGGTGTATGGACTGCTCTGCAAACAGCACCAGCGAAATACATGCTGGCCGACTATCGTACGGCAGTCGGTGAACAGCGTGTGATTGAGCTGGATGATCGCAGCCGCATTACGCTCAATACACATTCCGCAATCGATGTTGATTACAGCGGCAAGCAGCGTCGCATCACCTTGCAGCAGGGCGAAATTCTGGTCGAAGTGGCGAAGGACAGTGAACGACCATTTATCGTCGAAACTGAACACGGCACGGCACGTGCACTCGGCACGCAATATCTGGTCAAGCGCGAAGCAGAGGGCACGCGCGTTACCGTCATCGAATCGACGGTGGAAGCGTGCGCTGCCAAAGTGCCCGCATGCGTCACGCTGAAGCCGGGCGAGCAAACCGTGGTCACGCCGGATGCAGTGCAAGCGCCGAGCATGGTCAATGCCGAAGCTTCTGCTTCATGGAGCAAGCACATGCTGGTGGTTGACAATCAACCGCTGGCGCAAGTGCTGCAAGAATTGGCGCGCTATCGCTACGGACGCATCTTCTTCAATGCTGACGAGATTGCCGATCTACGTGTATCCGGCGTGTATGCGCTGGATGACACCGACCGTACGCTGTCGATACTGGTGGCAACCACGCCGATTCGCGTCAAGCAATACACCCCTTTATTTGTAACGGTGGCCCCGCTTAAATAAATTTTTTTGCCGTTCACTGTCCCTCCTGTCTTTTGCTTCGTCATCACTTATGAAGACATCAAACAGGAGGACTCTTTCAATGCATCAAGCACTCTTCAAGCAAAAGCCCTTGGCTGCTGCTGTACATCTTTTGCTGGCCGTATCAGTCAGCGCAACCGCACTTGTATCGAGCGCTGCATACGCACAAGCAGCCAGCACCGAATCAGCTGCGGCAAGCCGTGCTTACGATATTCCAGCCGGTCCGCTGACACAGGCGCTGAATACCTTTGCGCAAACGGCTGGCGTACTGCTTTCTTTCGAACCGGAATTGACGGCCGGTAAAACCACCAAGGGTATCAAGGGTACATACGGCATCAAGCAAGGGTTTGATGCTTTATTGCAGGGCAGTGGTTTGGCGATAGCGGCCAGTTCCGGTAACGCTTATACGTTGAAAAAAATTCCTGTGTCGCAACTGCACAGTACGGAAGCGACGTTGCCGGAAGTGCACGTCAGAGCGGGTGTGCAGGAAGATGTGGGTTACGTCGCCAAGCGCAGCACGACGGCGACCAAAACAGACACCCCCATCATAGAAACACCGCAGTCAATTTCTGTCATCAGCCGAGAGGAAATGCAGGATAGAGGCACGCAAAACCTGATGGAAGCTTTGCGTTACACGCCGGGCGTCATCACTGAAAGTTATGGTGTGGACCCGCGCGGTTTCGACTACATCAAGTTACGTGGTTTCAGCACGATGTACTCTGGGCAGTATCTCAATGGCTTGCGTTTTTATAACAGCGGTTTCGCCGTATTCAATACAGAGCCGTTCGGGTTGGAACGCATAGAGGTGCTGAGAGGGCCAGCTTCAGTTTTGTATGGACAAGGCGATGTAGGTGGCGTCGTTAATGCGGTCAGTAAACAACCTACTGCTGACAGTGTGCGCAACATTCAATTGCAAGCGGGAAGTAACGACCGCAAACAGCTGGGTCTTGATATTGGCGGTGCACTTAATGAAGATGGCACGCTCTTGTATCGCCTGCCTGTCTTGCTGCGTGAGAGCAACTCCCCGTATGCGTACAGCAATGGTGCCAAACAACCTGATGATCGGATTTATCTGGCACCGTCATTGACCTGGAAGCCCAATGGCAGAACGTCTTTCACGATACTGTCGGAATTTCAGAAAGACAAACGCGGTAGCCAATTCCATCCCTACCAAGTGCCGTATGGTGCTTCGACCAATATCACTTCGGGTGTGCCTGGTTTCGACCGCATGCACCAGCGTCAGGCTATGTTGGGTTATCAATTGGAGCATACGTTTGATAATCAATGGACGTTCAGTCAGAACTTCCGCTATGCAGAAAATGATGTGGACTACCGTTCAGTAACCGGTTATGACTTGCAGAACAACATGATGTCCCGCTATTTGTACGCGGCGAAGGAGCATACCGAACAATGGTCGGTGGATAATCGCATGCAGGGACAAGTCGATTTTGGCGGCTTGCGGCACAAGCTTTTGCTTGGGCTGGATAGCTACAATGTACGCACTCATCAGGATAGCTTTTTATCGTTCGCTATTCCTGCCCTCGACATAACGGCGCCCGTTTATGACACTCCTATCACGATGCCAGCCAGTCCTAGCGGCAGTACGCAAACCAAGCTCAGACAAACGGGTATCTATTTGCAGGATCAGATCGATCTGGGAGAAAAATGGCGTGTCACTCTAGGCGCGCGTCGGGACGAAGTGCGGCAGGAAACAAATAATTTGCTCGCAATGACGCAACAGGAGCAAAAGGATAGTGCGAGCACTTATCGTCTGGGCGTTTCCTATTTGTATAACCCACGCATCGTTCCGTATTTTAGCTACAGCGAATCGTTTCTTCCCAATGTTGGCAGGGGTTACGGCGATGTGACTTTCGCACCTTCGCAAGGGAAGCAGTATGAAGTTGGCTTGAAGTACGCGCCACAGGATTGGGACGCGCTGTTTACCATGGCGGTCTTTGATTTACGTAAAACCAATGTACTAACCAAGGATGTCGCGAATACATGTCAAGTGTCGAATAAGCCGGATTGCGGCGACAACTACCAAAGGGCTGAAGGCGAAGTGCGTACGCGTGGCCTGGAGTTGGAATTCAAAGCCAATCTGATGCGTCAACTAGACGTCGTTGCAAGCTACACCTATCTGGATGCAGAGATTACGCGTAGCGAAGACGGTAATGCCGGTCGTCGTCCACTCGATGTGGCAAAGCAGAATGCTGCGCTCTGGCTGAACTATCGCGCCTCGTCGATACCTGGATTGAGTACGGGCATGGGTGTGCGATATATGGGGCCGACGTACAGCGATAGCAAGTACCTCGCGGAAGTGCCGTCCTACACAGTGCTTGATATGGCCTTGCGCTACAAGATAGACGCACAGTGGAATCTGGCATTGAACATCAGCAATTTGACGAACAAGAAATATGTGACGACGTGTCCAAACGGTAGTTGCTATTACGGTTCACAACGTATCGTGCTCGCCACCTTGTCCTATGCCTGGTAAAAAACGAAGCGCTGCATGGCGCTTCTCCATGCTTGGGTGCAGCCTGTTGGTGCTCGGCTTATTGATGACCGTGGAGGTCTCGGCACAGGAGGTCAAGCTGTCGGGAACGCGGCAGCTTACATTCATGGGAGGGCCGTCCGCTGATCGGCCTTACCACCTCTTCATTAGCGAGCCGGCTGGCAAGAAGATTCCACGCGATGGGCATCCTGTGCTCTTCGTGCTGGATGCCAATGCGTATTTCGCCGCATTCCATGAGGCACGGCGTGTGCAGGCCTCCTTTGAGGAAGCCATCATTGTCGGTATCGGCTATCCAACAACAACGCCGCATGATTTTTTGCGGCGCTCTTATGATTTCTCTCCGGCTGTTGCGCCGGAGCGCAATACTCCTCCACAGGGTGGCGATGATGAATTTCTCGATACCTTGCAAAAGATTATTGATGAGATCAAGCGTCGTTATCCGGTCAATCCGCAACAGTTGAGTCTGTTCGGTCATTCTTTCGGCGGCATGTTCGCGATGCATGCACTATTTACGCGTCCGACGCTCTTTAGTCATTACGTCGCGGCTAGTCCATCGTTGTGGTGGAACGATAACTATCTGCTGAAACAGGAACGTCATTTCATCGAGCAGGTAGAAGCAGGTCTATGGGATACCAGAAATCAAAGCGTGCTATTGCTGGTGGGAGATAGAGAGACGCCGCAGAGTATTCAAGAACCTCAGGCTCTGGAGCAACGCTTGCAACCGTTATCACGCTGGGGTTTGCGTACCGCTTTTTATTTGCAGCCGGATGAGGATCACATGTCATTGCCGATCAGCATTGCGCCGCGGGTGCTGCGACAAGTGTTTACTGCGCGTAGAAGATAGGGGCGGGTTGAATCATAAAAATCAGCAGCGTTTATCGCTGCTGATTTTTTGTCTGCTGCGACTTACCAACGATGTGTATAGCTGACAGATAATGTCGCGCCTGTCGCTGGCAAACGACTATTGTTGTTGCCGCTACGGATGAGTTGGCTATACAGCGGCAGATAGTATTTGTTGAACAGATTCTGCACGCCTATCGTGATGGAATCATGTTTGTCCAGCTTGTAACGG is a genomic window containing:
- a CDS encoding FecR family protein codes for the protein MLLRSGIAGMNAFASHTAAPVSNDPIVEAAIDWIICLRSGEAGQVEHEAFKRWRLQDVRHDAAIRHLEQVLGAFDTLPVSSHVRSSARRALLKSPERRKLLRNGLALLLLGSGAALLTQRITPLNTMTADLRTATGQRKHVRLADGSQIWLNARSAADIDFDEATRRIHLRSGEIIVDVASDAQRPFIVQSAQGSMRALGTRFLVRQEEGATVLAVLHSSVRIDAMGGTSRTLVAGQSARFDQVQIDAIDAASDDAAAWMDGFIEVHDRPLSEVIAALRPYRSGFLRLTPQAGALRVTGTFPLDDSGRTLAALAETLPIAIRRRTDYWVSIEMLSPVPSS
- a CDS encoding TonB-dependent siderophore receptor produces the protein MEPVVKTSSLWLRPSVLAVCLAVSSPLLVQTALAQSSKSVAQAFDIPAGPLDATLTRIARQSGQIISIQPEQMQGRSAPAVRGEMSAEQAYRQALQGSGLELFVTGSGALNLRPVPAGTVSTLPEVKVRGSAQEDASGSAHGYVAKRSATGTKMDSSIIETPQSISVVTAQEMEVTKPQSLTDALAYTAGVFRSEGNDRTADRLYIRGFGADAIEGSLYRDGMKYMVNAFNGKQEVYGLERIEVLKGAASVLYGSAAPGGIINTVTKRPTTETLREVNMEVGSYNRKQISADLGGALTDDGVWSYRLTALKRDSDTFVDFVPDDRIYVAPALKWQPSADTSLTLLSHYQKSKSKYVFGFPAAGTVLPNPNGRIPVNRYLGEPDRDRYVSTIESIGYIFEHAFSDTLRLRNNVSFFKASTSMPATWPDDNVFEDASMRTVKRYAESRREDKSSALALDVSLEYKWKMGEATNTLLVGLDHTKQEHQSERWRQTASSLDLYNPVYGLPYTSAATLHGSTRKERAWLTGAYLQNQTKIDDKWVVLLGGRQDKAKNGRSPLFGPENWKDEKSSAFSGRAGLVYLADNGLAPFVSWSESFQPQSGSDRAGNRFDPTTGRQYEVGVRYQPKGSNTLLSAVVYQLTRQNVTTTDPTDNAYQVQAGEVRSRGLELEAKVQVTRSFGLVAAYAYTDARTIRSNDAGDVGKRTGAVPYNQFSAWGDYNFHALGMPGLKAGAGVRYVGSTVGTYMDVKVPAFTLLDAMVAYEVGHWRYAFNITNLTDKVHVTNCIDVCYYGEPRKAVATASYRW
- a CDS encoding sigma-70 family RNA polymerase sigma factor, encoding MPSASNPSQHDLLHTLYSEHYGWLHAWLRKKLSCPHSAADLAQDTFFRLLSVPFELSVLKTPRAYLTTTATRLVIDEVRRRKVEQAYMDALALLQEDAHAVSPEQHLQTVETLTLIAQMLENLPEKARQAFMLSRLDNLTYPEIAAQLGVSSSMIKQYIARAMVHCYQIVYAEEPTA
- a CDS encoding FecR family protein, yielding MSLTASGVATQYIPPQIDNMRAADSDADIIACAAEWHAHLHSGEAVNEDYTNFEYWRTQDIRHAEIYARMEKLWARFDDVDAKPATIALNKALRSGAAKRKKVAAQALAFCLGVFGVWTALQTAPAKYMLADYRTAVGEQRVIELDDRSRITLNTHSAIDVDYSGKQRRITLQQGEILVEVAKDSERPFIVETEHGTARALGTQYLVKREAEGTRVTVIESTVEACAAKVPACVTLKPGEQTVVTPDAVQAPSMVNAEASASWSKHMLVVDNQPLAQVLQELARYRYGRIFFNADEIADLRVSGVYALDDTDRTLSILVATTPIRVKQYTPLFVTVAPLK
- a CDS encoding TonB-dependent siderophore receptor codes for the protein MHQALFKQKPLAAAVHLLLAVSVSATALVSSAAYAQAASTESAAASRAYDIPAGPLTQALNTFAQTAGVLLSFEPELTAGKTTKGIKGTYGIKQGFDALLQGSGLAIAASSGNAYTLKKIPVSQLHSTEATLPEVHVRAGVQEDVGYVAKRSTTATKTDTPIIETPQSISVISREEMQDRGTQNLMEALRYTPGVITESYGVDPRGFDYIKLRGFSTMYSGQYLNGLRFYNSGFAVFNTEPFGLERIEVLRGPASVLYGQGDVGGVVNAVSKQPTADSVRNIQLQAGSNDRKQLGLDIGGALNEDGTLLYRLPVLLRESNSPYAYSNGAKQPDDRIYLAPSLTWKPNGRTSFTILSEFQKDKRGSQFHPYQVPYGASTNITSGVPGFDRMHQRQAMLGYQLEHTFDNQWTFSQNFRYAENDVDYRSVTGYDLQNNMMSRYLYAAKEHTEQWSVDNRMQGQVDFGGLRHKLLLGLDSYNVRTHQDSFLSFAIPALDITAPVYDTPITMPASPSGSTQTKLRQTGIYLQDQIDLGEKWRVTLGARRDEVRQETNNLLAMTQQEQKDSASTYRLGVSYLYNPRIVPYFSYSESFLPNVGRGYGDVTFAPSQGKQYEVGLKYAPQDWDALFTMAVFDLRKTNVLTKDVANTCQVSNKPDCGDNYQRAEGEVRTRGLELEFKANLMRQLDVVASYTYLDAEITRSEDGNAGRRPLDVAKQNAALWLNYRASSIPGLSTGMGVRYMGPTYSDSKYLAEVPSYTVLDMALRYKIDAQWNLALNISNLTNKKYVTTCPNGSCYYGSQRIVLATLSYAW
- a CDS encoding alpha/beta hydrolase, which produces MPGKKRSAAWRFSMLGCSLLVLGLLMTVEVSAQEVKLSGTRQLTFMGGPSADRPYHLFISEPAGKKIPRDGHPVLFVLDANAYFAAFHEARRVQASFEEAIIVGIGYPTTTPHDFLRRSYDFSPAVAPERNTPPQGGDDEFLDTLQKIIDEIKRRYPVNPQQLSLFGHSFGGMFAMHALFTRPTLFSHYVAASPSLWWNDNYLLKQERHFIEQVEAGLWDTRNQSVLLLVGDRETPQSIQEPQALEQRLQPLSRWGLRTAFYLQPDEDHMSLPISIAPRVLRQVFTARRR